The following DNA comes from Cellulomonas soli.
GAGAACACCCGGGCCCACCGGTCCGTCAGCCCGAACGCGATCGCGAACGGCAGGTACCGGCTGAAGATGTCGACACCCTCCTCGAAGCGGATCTGCTCCGCCTCCGCCGTGGCCAGGTACCGACGGAAGCCCAGCGCCTGCGCCAGCACCGCCGTCCCGGCCGGCGTGCGCGCCGGAGCCGCCTTCGCGCTCAGCATCACGACGACACCCACCACGACGACGGCGATGCCCAACCACGCCGCACCGGGCACCTGCACCGGAACCCCCGCCGTCGCGATGGTCAGCAGCACCCCCGGCACCAGGAACAGGAAGCCCGCGACCAACCAGCGCCGGCGCACCGCCTTCGGGTCGGCGGTGAACCACCCCACGGCCGTCACGTGCTTGTACAGCAGGTCCTGGACCTTCGACATCGACGAGGCGAACGTCGTACGCAGGTCGGAGAGCTTCACGGCCGCGCGACCCTCGAAGACCTCTGCGAGCAGCGTCGCCTCGAACGGCAGCAGCTCCGGGCCCGACTCGCGCAGCCGCACGAGGGTCCAGTCCTTGACCTTCTTCTTCGGGTTCGAGCGCGGGACCTCCTCGATGCGCAGGTACCCGCGCACCGCCAGGTCCACCAGCGTGGCCGTCACGTCGACCGGGTCGGCCACCTCGTCGACCAGGGTGCCGACCTCACCGGCACGCACGTCGTCCGGCGGCGTGAACTGCACGGACACCGGCTCGCGCCCGTCCCGGAACCCCGTCGCGACCGCCTGGCCGGGCGCCGGGTGCAGCCCCGGCGTCAGGCCCAGGTACGCCTGGTCGCGCCCGTGGCGCCGCACCCGCCGGATCACCAGGAACGTCCCGACCGCAGCCACCACCAGGGAGACACCGCCCAGCGGCGTGACCGGACGCAGCGGCATCAGCTCGTCGTACGCCGGACCGAGGATCGGTGCCGCGTCGTACGTCCCGCCCGGCCAGCCCGTCACCACCGTGAACGAGTCGCCCGCCTGGACCGTGCCCTGCCGGAACACCCCCGCGCCGTCGACCACCGAGGCCGAGTCGCACGGCGTCGTCGACCCCGATGGCCCCACGAAGCAGACCGCACCCTCGGCCGCGACCGGGCCCGTGACCTGCACGCTCAACCCCGAGATCGGGATGTCCCACGAGCCGATGACGTCCCAGTACAGCTCGTCGCCCGAGTGCTGCTCGTTCGCCGGGTTCACCCAGCCGTCGACCGTGTACGCGATCCGGTACGTCTGCACGCCCTGCACGTCGTCGACGTCCTCGTCGCCCACCCGGATCGTCATCACCCGGTTGTCGTCCGAGACGTCCAGGTTCGCCGGGGCGCCCGTGCTGCTCGACGCCGTCACGTCCGTGATCTCGTACAGCCGGTCCTGCCCGCTGTCCGTCCCCTGCCGGATCGGCAGCGTCAGGTACGGGCCGTGACCCGGGTCGTCACCGAAGTCGAAGTCGAGGTCCAGCACCACGTGCGCGACACCGTCGGTGTCCAGGTCGACCGTGACGTCGTAGCGGACGATCTCCCGCCCGCTCGTCACGTCCGGCACCGCCACGGGCGCTGCGGCCGGCACGGCCGCGCCCCCCACCACCGGCACGACGACCGGCGACGCCGGCGCCGACGCGCCGACCAGCAGGACGGCAGCCGCCGCACCCACCAGCGCACCGAGCACCCGGCGGGCGCGCGGGCCCGCCACCGACCGCAGCCGCGTCACCGGTCGCGCCGCTCGCGGATCGCCCGCTCGGACTCCAGGTTGTCCTGCCGTTCGCGCAACGCCTGCCGCTTGTCCCAGTCCTTCTTGCCGCGGGCGAGCGCGATCTCGACCTTCACGCGCCCGTCGAGGAAGTACAGCTGCAAAGGGACGATCGTCTGGCCCTTCTCGCGCGTCTTCGACTCCAGCCGCTCGATCTCCTCGCGGTGCAGCAGCAGCTTGCGCTTGCGCCGCGGCGCGTGGTTCGTCCAGGTGCCCTGCGCGTACTCGGAGATGTGCGCGCCCATCAGCCACGCCTCGCCGCCCTCGACCTCGCACCAGGAGTCGATCAGCGACGCCCGGCCGGCGCGCAACGCCTTCACCTCGGTGCCGCTGAGCACCAGGCCGGCCTCGAACACGTCCTCGATCGTGTAGTCGTGACGGGCCTTGCGGTTCGACGCCACGAGCTTGCGCCCCGCCTCCTTGGCCACGGCTCACGTCCTCCTTCGTCACGCACCGGGCGGCCTCGTGCCGTGGTGCAGGGGTGGGCGCCGGTGTCACGTCGCCGACCGTCGAGCCTACCGGCCCGCACCGGCGCGACCGAGAGCAATACCGACCCCGGCGTCGACGGGCTACAGGCCGAGCAGCGGGCGCGGGTTCACCGTCGCGCCGTTCACGTACACCTCGAAGTGCAGGTGGCAGGCAGCCGACGTCCCCGTGTTGCCCGAGTAGCCCAGCAGCTGCCCCTGCGAGACCGACTGCCCCGCGCTCACCACGAACGACGTCATGTGGTTGTAGCTGCTCATCAGGGAGTTGCCCCGGTAGAACCCGTGGTCGACCATCACCTGGTTGCCGAACCCGTACCGCGACTTGGCCCACACCACGGTGCCGTCGCGGCCCGCGTAGATCGGCGTCCCGCAGTACGTGCGCAGGTCGATCCCCGCGTGCAGACGCACGTACCCCAGGGTCGGGTGCAGGCGCATGCCGTACTCGGACGTCACGTAGATCGGGCTGATGCTCGTCGGGTTGCCGAACAGCGCACCGCTGACCGAACCCGTCGGCGCCTGGTTGGCCGAGTCGCGCGCCCGCTGCTCCGCGATGATCGCGTTCAGCTCGCTCTCCACCGCCGAGCGCTCCGCGTCGATCTTCGCCAGCTGCGCCTCGATGTCCGCCCGCTGGCTCTCCAGCGCCGCCTTCTTCGCGGTCTGCTGCGCGACCAGGTCGTCGATCGCCGCCTTCGCCGCGGTGGCCTCCTGCCGGGCGGCATCCGCCTCGGCGACCTTGGCGTCCGCCTCCGCCTTCAGCTCCGCGATCCGCTCCTTGACCGCGGTCAGGCGGGCCTGCGAGCTGCGGTTCGCCGACTCGATCGCGCTCAGCTCGTCGAGCACCTGCGACTGCGTGCGCAACGCGGTCGACAGCAGCCCGTAGCGCTGCACGAAGTCCTCGCTGCTCTCCGCCCCGAGCACCACGTCCAGACCCGAGGCGTCCGTCCCCGACTTGTAGGCCTCCCGGGCCATCTGCCCGATCGCCGCCCGGATCTGCGTGGCCCGGTCGTCGTCCTGCGCGATCGTCGTCACGACCGCCTGCTCCTCGTCCTGCGCCGCCTGCAGCCGGTCGGCGATCAGGGCCTGCTCACGCTGGGCCTTCGCCAGCGCCTCCGCGGCCGCATCCACACGCGCCTGCGCGGCCGGCAGCTGCGCCTCGACCGCGATCAGGTCCGCAGCGGCCTGCTGCGCCGCCCCGTCGAGCTCCTCGAGCTGGGCCTCGGCCGCCTCACGTGCGGCATCGGCCGCGTCCGCCCGCGCCTGCGCCGCCTCCCGCTTGTCGTCCAGGTCGTCCGCCCCGGCCGGGGACGCGACCGCCGCCGAACCGACCACCAGCAGGACCAGGAGGGCGGACAGCAGCCGCTTGCGCTTGGGCGTCATGTCAGACCTTCGTGTAGCGGCTCAGGGTCACCAGCGACGACACGGCCGCCAGGCCGATCGCCACCGCGAGCAGGATCGGCGCGATCGCCCACACGTCCGAGGCGTCCACGTACGGCACCCAGGTCAGCGAGCTGCCCAGCCACTCCTTGACGATGTACTCCACGCCCAGCCACAGACCGCCGATCGCCATCGCGGCACCGACCGTCGCCGCGATCGCCCCCTCGAGCATGAACGGCAGCTGGATGAACAGCGTCGAGGCGCCGACCAGCCGCATGATGCCCGTCTCCCGGCGACGGCTCAGCGCCGACAGCCGGATCGTCGTCGTGATCAGCAGCACCGCCGCGAGCAGCATCACCGCCGCCAGGCCACCGGCCAGCAGCGTCGCCCGGTTCAGCACGAGGAACAGCTGGTCGAACAACCGGCGCTGGTCCTGCACGTCCTCCACGCCCTGCCGCCCCGCCACCACGTCCGCAACCACCTGGTACTTCTGCGGGTCGGTCAGCTTGATGCGGAACGAGGAGTTCATGTCGTCGGCCGTCGTGGCCGCCGCCCAGAACTGGTCGCCGAACTGCTTCTGGAACGAGGTGAACGCCTCCTCCTTGGACTCGAAGAAGATGTCCTGGATGAAGGGCTTGATCTCCGGCGCGTCGAGCGCCGCCTGGATGTCCGCCTTCTGCGCCTCGGTGACCTCACCGCTCGCACACGTCGGCTCGGCCGAGTCGCGCGGGCAGAGGAAGACCGACACCTCGACCTTGTCGTACCAGTCGTCCTTCATCTTGCCGATCTGCGTCTGCAGCAGCGCGGCCGAACCGACGAATGTCAGGGACACGAAGGTCACGAGGATGACCGAGACGGTCATCGACAGGTTCCGGCGCAGGCCGATCCCGATCTCGGACAGGATGAACTGGAGTCGCACGTCCCGGCCCCCTCAGCGGTCCGAGCCGTACACGCCGCGCGACTGGTCGCGGACGAGCTCACCGGTCGACAGCTCGATCACGCGCTTGCGCATCTGGTCGACGATCTCGTCGTCGTGCGTGGCCATCACCACGGTCGTGCCCGTGCGGTTGATCCGGTCGAGCAGGCGCATGATCCCCAGGGAGGTCGTCGGGTCGAGGTTGCCGGTCGGCTCGTCGCACAGCAGGATCGGCGGCCGGTTCACGAACGCCCGCGCGATCGCCACGCGCTGCTGCTCACCACCGGACAGCTCGTGCGGGCGACGCTTCTCCTTGCCCGCCAGGCCCACCATCTCCAGCACGTCCGGCACGGTCGTCAGGATGTGGTGGCGCGGCTTGCCGATCACCTGCAGCGCGAACGCCACGTTCTCGAACACCGACTTGTTCGGCAGCAGCCGGAAGTCCTGGAACACCGCACCGATCTGCCGGCGCAGCTGCGGCACCTTCCAGCCCGACAGCGACCCGAGCTCCTTGCCCGCCACGAACACCTTGCCGGCCGTCGCCCGCTCCTCGCGCAGCACGAGCCGCAGGAAGGTCGACTTGCCGGAGCCGGACGCACCGACGAGGAACACGAACTCGCCGCGCTCGATGTCCAGGGACACACGGTCCAGGGCAGGCCGGGCGCCGCGCGCGTAGACCTTGGTGACGTTCTCGAGTCGGATCACTGCACTCTGGGCCAGGTCTCGGGATCAGGGCGGGTGCTGCTGCTGGCCTCGACGAGACTAGGCACCCGTTCGGAGCAGTCGGGCCGTGACACGCCGGTCCCCCGCCGGGTCACAGGAACCCCTGCTCACCGGTCGCCTCCCATATCGGGTCACAGCGGGCGCGAGCCCGCGGACGCGGACCCGGACCCGGGCCCGAACGGGGACAGGGACGCGGACTGGGGCTGGGACGCGCGCAGGATCAGGCGTCCGCGACCTGCTGCCCGCGACGCCAGCGGATGCCGGCCTCGAGGAACCCGTCGATGTCACCGTCGAACACCGCCGAGGTGTTGCCGACCTCGTACTCCGTGCGCAGGTCCTTGACCATCTGGTACGGGTGCAGCACGTACGAGCGCATCTGGTCGCCCCAGCTGGCCTTGATGTCGCCCGCCATGGCCTTCTTCGCCGCGTTCTCCTCGGCCTGACGCACGAGCAGCAGGCGCGACTGCAGCACGCGCAGGGCGGCCGCGCGGTTCTGGATCTGCGACTTCTCGTTCTGCATCGACACGACGATGCCCGTCGGGATATGCGTCATGCGCACCGCGGAGTCGGTCGTGTTGACCGACTGGCCACCCGGGCCCGACGAGCGGAACACGTCGACCTTGATCTCCGACTCGGGGATCTCGATCGAGTCGGTCTGCTCGATGAGCGGGATGACCTCGACCGCCGCGAACGACGTCTGGCGGCGACCCTGGTTGTCGAACGGCGAGATGCGCACCAGGCGGTGCGTGCCGGCCTCGACGGACAGGTGCCCGAACGCGTACGGCACCTTCACCTCGAACGTCGCCGACTTCAGGCCCGCCTCCTCCGCGTAGGAGGTGTCCAGCACCGACGTCGGGTAGCCGTGCCGCTCGGCCCAGCGCAGGTACATGCGCATGAGCATCTCGGCGAAGTCGGCGGCGTCGACGCCACCCGCACCCGAGCGGATCGTCACGACGGCCTCGCGCTGGTCGTACTCGCCCGCGAGCAGCGTGCGGACCTCGAGCTCACCGAGGTCCTTGCGGATCCCGAGCAGCTCGTTCTCGGCCTCGGCAAGGGTGTCGGCGTCGCCGCCGTCCTCGGTGGCCATCTCGACGAGCGTCTCGAGGTCGTCGATGCGCCCCCGCAGCTTCTGCACGCGGTCCAGCTCCGACTGCGCGGCCGACAGGGCGCTGGTGACCTTCTGCGCCGACTCGGGGTCGTCCCACAGGTCCGGCGCCGACGCCTGCTCGGAGAGCTCGGCGATCTTGGCGCGCAGGGCGGTCGGGTCGCTCACCGCCTGGATGGAGTCCAGGGTGGTGCGCAGATCACGGAGCTCGGCGGGGAAGTCGGTGGTGGCCACGACCGTCCAGGCTACCGGTCCGACGGCCCCGAACCCGCCTCAGGAGGCCCGTGCGGACGACTCGGCCTCGATCGTCACGCCGCCCGACCACGGCGCGAGCACCCAGCCGAGCAGCGGAGGACGTACGACCGCCGCGAGACGGACCGTCGCGGTGCGCCCGTCCGGCGTGCCCGCCTCGACCACGGCGAACTGCGCCCAGCGGGAGGTCTCGGCAGCGTCGGCGGCCACGTACCGGGCGACCTCGTCCTGCACCTGCGCGTCACGCAGCGGAAGGCCGTCGCCGACCAACCCCTGCCCGACACCGGCGCCGAAGTACTGCTCGCTCGACAACGCGTCCGCCGCGTCGAGCGCCGCCAGGTCGGCCAGCGCGACCAGTCTCTTGCGCTCCAGATGCACCCCGGTGGCCGACACCACGACGACCACGAGCATGAGGGCGACCGCGACGAACCCGATCGTCAGCAGCGTCACCTGCCCGTCGTCGCCCCGCAGCCGACGAGCGAGCGCGCCCCCGAGCCTCCGAGGCGTGGGCGCGCTCACGGCGCCGCCCGGTACGCGTCGACCGGGGCCGTCCGCTCCGCGCTCACGGGCACCTCGAGCGGCACCACCGAGCGCACGAAGGACGGCACGAACGGCAACGGCACCAACACCTGCACCCGGGCCACCGCCTCGCTGCCGGGCTCCAGGCACGGCACCGACGTGCACGTGAGGGTCAGCGCGTCCTCGGGGGCGTCGTCGAAGCCCTGATCCTCCAACGCGAGCCCGACCGAGGCGACCGCGCGTGCAGCGCCCTCGTCCGGCTCGTCCGCGACCACGTACGCCCGTGCCGCCGTCCGGGCTGCGCCCTCCACGGCGAACGTCGCCGCCTGCACACGCCCGAGAACCAGGACCAGGTACACCAGCGGCACGAGCAGCACCACCGACACCGCGAGGAACTCCAGCACGGCCGAGCCTTCGTCCTCAGCCTGGGCGAACCCCTCGCCCCGCAGACGGATCGCGCCGACCACGCGACGCAACCGCCCGGTCACGGACCCTCCACGAGGGCGTGGCCGACCACCGACAGCCTGCCCGCGGGCCCGATCAGCCCCACGACCGGCAGCGGCGCCGAGACCCGCACCTCGATCACGTCGAGCCCGTCGCGCGTGGTCCGCACGGCCGTGACGTCGTCCGCATACCCCGCCGACAGCGACTGCGAGACCAGCAGGCGCGTGCGCTCCACCCCGTCGTCCGCGGTCCGGCCCTGCACCGCCGCGTACCGGGCACCCTCCGCCGCGCAGTCGACGAGCGTGTTGCGCACGTGCTGGGCGAGCGTCAGCTGCAGCACCGCGACGAACAGCAGCGTCAGCAGGCCGCCGACGAGCGCGAAGTCGA
Coding sequences within:
- the smpB gene encoding SsrA-binding protein SmpB encodes the protein MAKEAGRKLVASNRKARHDYTIEDVFEAGLVLSGTEVKALRAGRASLIDSWCEVEGGEAWLMGAHISEYAQGTWTNHAPRRKRKLLLHREEIERLESKTREKGQTIVPLQLYFLDGRVKVEIALARGKKDWDKRQALRERQDNLESERAIRERRDR
- the prfB gene encoding peptide chain release factor 2, producing the protein MATTDFPAELRDLRTTLDSIQAVSDPTALRAKIAELSEQASAPDLWDDPESAQKVTSALSAAQSELDRVQKLRGRIDDLETLVEMATEDGGDADTLAEAENELLGIRKDLGELEVRTLLAGEYDQREAVVTIRSGAGGVDAADFAEMLMRMYLRWAERHGYPTSVLDTSYAEEAGLKSATFEVKVPYAFGHLSVEAGTHRLVRISPFDNQGRRQTSFAAVEVIPLIEQTDSIEIPESEIKVDVFRSSGPGGQSVNTTDSAVRMTHIPTGIVVSMQNEKSQIQNRAAALRVLQSRLLLVRQAEENAAKKAMAGDIKASWGDQMRSYVLHPYQMVKDLRTEYEVGNTSAVFDGDIDGFLEAGIRWRRGQQVADA
- a CDS encoding DUF2207 domain-containing protein, translating into MTRLRSVAGPRARRVLGALVGAAAAVLLVGASAPASPVVVPVVGGAAVPAAAPVAVPDVTSGREIVRYDVTVDLDTDGVAHVVLDLDFDFGDDPGHGPYLTLPIRQGTDSGQDRLYEITDVTASSSTGAPANLDVSDDNRVMTIRVGDEDVDDVQGVQTYRIAYTVDGWVNPANEQHSGDELYWDVIGSWDIPISGLSVQVTGPVAAEGAVCFVGPSGSTTPCDSASVVDGAGVFRQGTVQAGDSFTVVTGWPGGTYDAAPILGPAYDELMPLRPVTPLGGVSLVVAAVGTFLVIRRVRRHGRDQAYLGLTPGLHPAPGQAVATGFRDGREPVSVQFTPPDDVRAGEVGTLVDEVADPVDVTATLVDLAVRGYLRIEEVPRSNPKKKVKDWTLVRLRESGPELLPFEATLLAEVFEGRAAVKLSDLRTTFASSMSKVQDLLYKHVTAVGWFTADPKAVRRRWLVAGFLFLVPGVLLTIATAGVPVQVPGAAWLGIAVVVVGVVVMLSAKAAPARTPAGTAVLAQALGFRRYLATAEAEQIRFEEGVDIFSRYLPFAIAFGLTDRWARVFSELAARGAVLPQPTWYMGTHIGPGPLWMTSFAGSMDRFTTTATSSLTAPTPGSSGGSGFSGGFSGGGVGGGGGGGW
- a CDS encoding pilus assembly protein is translated as MTGRLRRVVGAIRLRGEGFAQAEDEGSAVLEFLAVSVVLLVPLVYLVLVLGRVQAATFAVEGAARTAARAYVVADEPDEGAARAVASVGLALEDQGFDDAPEDALTLTCTSVPCLEPGSEAVARVQVLVPLPFVPSFVRSVVPLEVPVSAERTAPVDAYRAAP
- the ftsX gene encoding permease-like cell division protein FtsX, whose protein sequence is MRLQFILSEIGIGLRRNLSMTVSVILVTFVSLTFVGSAALLQTQIGKMKDDWYDKVEVSVFLCPRDSAEPTCASGEVTEAQKADIQAALDAPEIKPFIQDIFFESKEEAFTSFQKQFGDQFWAAATTADDMNSSFRIKLTDPQKYQVVADVVAGRQGVEDVQDQRRLFDQLFLVLNRATLLAGGLAAVMLLAAVLLITTTIRLSALSRRRETGIMRLVGASTLFIQLPFMLEGAIAATVGAAMAIGGLWLGVEYIVKEWLGSSLTWVPYVDASDVWAIAPILLAVAIGLAAVSSLVTLSRYTKV
- a CDS encoding TadE family protein, with the protein product MTDDAGSAIVDFALVGGLLTLLFVAVLQLTLAQHVRNTLVDCAAEGARYAAVQGRTADDGVERTRLLVSQSLSAGYADDVTAVRTTRDGLDVIEVRVSAPLPVVGLIGPAGRLSVVGHALVEGP
- a CDS encoding pilus assembly protein TadG-related protein, whose amino-acid sequence is MSAPTPRRLGGALARRLRGDDGQVTLLTIGFVAVALMLVVVVVSATGVHLERKRLVALADLAALDAADALSSEQYFGAGVGQGLVGDGLPLRDAQVQDEVARYVAADAAETSRWAQFAVVEAGTPDGRTATVRLAAVVRPPLLGWVLAPWSGGVTIEAESSARAS
- the ftsE gene encoding cell division ATP-binding protein FtsE, whose amino-acid sequence is MIRLENVTKVYARGARPALDRVSLDIERGEFVFLVGASGSGKSTFLRLVLREERATAGKVFVAGKELGSLSGWKVPQLRRQIGAVFQDFRLLPNKSVFENVAFALQVIGKPRHHILTTVPDVLEMVGLAGKEKRRPHELSGGEQQRVAIARAFVNRPPILLCDEPTGNLDPTTSLGIMRLLDRINRTGTTVVMATHDDEIVDQMRKRVIELSTGELVRDQSRGVYGSDR
- a CDS encoding M23 family metallopeptidase, producing the protein MTPKRKRLLSALLVLLVVGSAAVASPAGADDLDDKREAAQARADAADAAREAAEAQLEELDGAAQQAAADLIAVEAQLPAAQARVDAAAEALAKAQREQALIADRLQAAQDEEQAVVTTIAQDDDRATQIRAAIGQMAREAYKSGTDASGLDVVLGAESSEDFVQRYGLLSTALRTQSQVLDELSAIESANRSSQARLTAVKERIAELKAEADAKVAEADAARQEATAAKAAIDDLVAQQTAKKAALESQRADIEAQLAKIDAERSAVESELNAIIAEQRARDSANQAPTGSVSGALFGNPTSISPIYVTSEYGMRLHPTLGYVRLHAGIDLRTYCGTPIYAGRDGTVVWAKSRYGFGNQVMVDHGFYRGNSLMSSYNHMTSFVVSAGQSVSQGQLLGYSGNTGTSAACHLHFEVYVNGATVNPRPLLGL